The following nucleotide sequence is from Anopheles stephensi strain Indian chromosome 3, UCI_ANSTEP_V1.0, whole genome shotgun sequence.
CTTATAAGTCTGACTGATCTGACGGATAGAACGATCAAAATTAAGCCATCGCCCATCATCGGGGGCTAATCCATCACGGGgtgatgaaaatattttttctctaTCCACATTTATCCATATTTATAATGGAAGTgttaattaaaagaaaatacatattaaatttaaaatattacgCATCAGTCCGATCTTCCAGACCGAGTGGATAAGaagataattttaattatttcttaactctttattttccatttttcacacAACATCTACGACCTTAGCTTTTCTTCCCGATAACAATCACCACCGAAGAACATTCTTTCGTGCTGCTACTTGCCGGGACTACCCAGCCGCTTTGTGTTTGCTTTACGACCGGTCGCGCAAAGATACGCCACACGGGTCGAACGAGCGGACAGCAAATAAAACCGACCGAAGTGGTGTTTTGGTTTCGCCGGGAGCCGATTAAAGCCCAAACTCACGTCAAACACCCCACGTTAGAGAACCGAAccgagacaaacaaacaaaaaaaaccggtcgGCCAGAGTGCAGCTGCACATTCCCGGTTTTATTGTGCTCCTTGTGCTTTGTATTGTTTGTTGCGTCCTGCGTTACGGGGCGGTCTTTTCGCTGCCGAATTCTTCTTCGGCCTGTTGCAAGTGCACGCACCACGCacgttcggtcggtcggtcgggttTATCTTTAGGTGATTCGGTGACTCAGAATGGCGCCGTCGACGGTAAGCCGGCAATCGCGCGTTTGTCGTTTGTCACGATGCATTGACGAGGGATGGatgatctggatgggatcgtGTGTTTTACTGGTCGTACCGATCGAACAGTATTGCTCTGGAGTGAGTCACACGGTTAAGGTACGCCATTTGATGCTACAAGtatttcatttgattttttattaacaCAGACTTATCATTTCAATTCCGCTGTTCGTCTATACAGCGCTTAAATCAttcggctttttttgtttaaatgaaCTCTTAAACATCCACGcaaaaaaagaatttaaaatacTAAAAGACCAGTCAAAAATCCCATTCTCAGCTTTACAAAGCACTTGAACCATACACTGTTGCAAGCAAAACGATTGCTCGTCGTGTCTTTTCTTTTCGCATATTTCGAACCACCTTACATGGCAAAAACCAATTGACATCGATGAGCAAGGATACTTCCCCCCCAGCCTTACGTTGCAGCCGTTCGTTCGCTGGCTGAGCACCTCAAGCCGCTCGTTTATCGCCACACTTACACAAAAGCGCAATAACGCAATCGATGCCCCGGAACAATGATTCAAACGagctcgttcgctcgttcgctcgcccTGGATCGCTTAAGATTGCCAGCTCGGGACCAAAGCAAGCGTATCGGAGATCAGCATGAAAGTGTGATGAAATTGATTTGCATGCCAGTAAAAATTTAATACGGATCAATAACGTACGGAGACCCGATCTCCGTTGGGACGTGGGCCGGCGTAGTTGCACAGTTTATTGTTTATCGCATTCCGCCACCACGTCGCGGTAATGCGCCGTCGTCTATGAACTGTGAACAACGATCTTTTTAAAGAAGAGTGGGAGAATAAGGATAGGGAGGGGGAGACAACACTAAAAATGACCATTCGTGTGCAGCGACGACGATCCGGACAGGACAATGTAATGCCGGTCGATAATCGTCTTCCAGGCTCCGTTGCACCTTCGCTGGCATTCGCGCTCAAGAGCTGCAGGCATACACCCATGGGGATTGGCACTTAAAATGTTTTGCACACAATTCATTGCTGGCTTCCGTATCGTAAAGCGGTTGCGGGCTGTTCGTGGTGTGGTTCGTTTGGAAGCTGGCTTCAAGTGTCACATGTGACAACCATTTTAGTGGGGTCGTTTACCAACTGTTTATGGGTTGTCTTGAGTTTAAACTCGAGCTGGATTTGCTGAagtaaaattattataaattaatttcaataaatGTTCCTGTTAATCCAAAGTTATTATCCTGCttcatttgatttaaaatagaatagaataaatcaaatcataataatttaatattttatttatccatAAAGGCGCTGATCTTTACACGGCaagaccagggttcaaatcacatccagCCCGCCTGGGGCTATCACcataaacaaaaaccgaagataATGAAAGTTTTATATAGAAACACAtagaattatttgttgcggcctaaaattcttcaaaaaagtacaaaaaacagaaaactctTAATAATGTGAATTGTGATTTAATGGCTTATTAGCACTGATCAGCTGCGTACCGATTGATTAAAACTTGGATGTCCACTTGGCTTTCAGAGAAGTTGATGAAGAGAAGCTCTCTATAGACGGTCAGTGTCAATTTACAGGCTAATGGTCCGATCCTCAGTAAGAACCATGGTCAACTTCCCTGGTGTTCTTTCTGAGGcctaatcttttttttatgaatttttgctATGGTGTAGAAACTATTTGGGAATGGAATTtaacttaattaaaagcaTTTGGGACCAATTTAGCCTAAACAAACTACTAAACTTTAAGATAAACTCAGCTGTTCTAACTTTATTTATTAGAAGCCCGTTTAAACATTCGATTGGTAAgctgtaaaattaaaaacatctTGCACTTATAATTATCTCTCTCACTGTAAGGCTCTACTGTACCTAATATCACATGCCTCGATAACACCGCTGATAAAACATCTCTCGGCATTCATACACACCTAACCAATATTCAGCTGCAAAACCACGCTCAAATTAGACCTCTTCCCTGCTGCTAAACAGTTAAAATAGAAGCCATAAACAAAGGATCCCCCTAGGATCCTTCCAGTAAAACGATTAACCTCATCAAACCGCACCGTTTCGAGTGGCGCGATGTTTATCTTGCGCTGCCCTTTTCCCATTTAAATCTAAAATCTGTCCAATTCGTATCCCAGCTCGACGTAACACAAGAAccaaaaaagggttccatttttttcctctgttccTTCCATCACCTCGGTTCTTTGTCTGCACATTTCTTCAGGCGTGCCCAATAGACACCTTCCCAGTGCAAACaatgtgctggtgctggtagcaTCGCTCGTTCGTCTAGTTGCAACGCCAtccaaatcaaataaatggTCTCCTCGTGCATGTGGAAATATAATCACACatcacgtgtgcgtgtgcgaggTGAAAGACGTCTTTGGCCAAACAACAGAACGGAGATCAGagagaccaacaaaaaaaacggatcgTGTTTAAACGGACGCCCGCTTTTGTGCCGTACAGCGCACAACCGAGGGTACGAGGAACAAAATTAACGCCACGCTACTAGACAGACAGTGCTGCGTACCCGGCTGATGGGATGGGAATTGGAAGAAGATCGACCGAAATCAGTGTGAGCGATCTACGGGTCAGAGCTGCCGTGGGTAaacggaacgaacgaacgctaGAACGACAAGTTCTCGCTTTAGGGACGCGACGGGCGAGCAAGGCTGAAGACGAGGGCACAAGCATTGCAAGCAAAGAAGAATCCCGCGTACAATCCTCTCCAAACCCAGCCAGACGGGTTACCCACTTCAAAAGCAGCGGAGAAGCACAGGCAATACACCGATCACGATCGTAACCTCCGGGAGGGACCCCTGCCGAGTCGGCTGCAGCCTCCGGTAGGAGAGCTACAAAAAACAAGCGGCCTCCCCGTCTGGGAGGGAGGCACACGGCACGGAAAACAAATTCATGTGTCGCGTGGCGTGGGAACGAAACATGCCCTTCGAATCATGGCCATCTTCGCGTGCAACCCGCGTGGATGCCCTCGCCGCCGTTGGAAACGTCTGCGTCCGCCTTGGGTTCTCTTCTCCCGGGCAGCACGCGTTCAATTGCGCTCACTCGAGCTCGAGGAGTGAAGCGTGTGCACACGCCTTACCGGACGCTTTGAACGAAGAAGAACGAGGTAGGGTGtcataatttaaataacaacCCAACCATCAACGATCCCGAACACCGCGACGTCGATCACGAGGACGACAAGCTATCTGCCCGGTAGATTTCGAGCATCAACCAATATTCCAAGCGCCAAGTTTTCCGATCGGTCGATCCGGACTGATCCATAGATGCCGTATATAGTCGGGATCACGCATCTTACGCTGGTTTGCAGCAGTGCCAGTACGGCTTATTTATTCGttcgatttattttattttaacccATCCAACGCGATGGCGTCTGGCTCCGAAAAAGGGCAGCTCTGTCGGGCGTACGATCAGGTTCACTTGCTTTTCGTTGGAGGTTTTTAGTTTTGCTGCAGAGGAGTTAACATCCGACAACTGCATTTCGTTCCGATTACGGAAAGTGCGTCATCCGCGATGAGCTGCCAATCGCTGTACATCATATGCGAAGTGTCGAATAATCTTTATAGATCCTTCTGTCGAACACAAAAAGATATGATGAACCGTCTCATAACGTCTGATCTGATTCATCTGGGGGAAACAAgatatttttgttgttaaaaaagaaataaaaagaataTAAAATAAGAACTTCATTGGAACCTTATCAACTGAGACCATCAAGAAAATTCAAAAAGTATATATACAGCGCCTGCAGTTATGCTATCCGCGCAACATAAAATATCTGTTGTGTACCAAGCTTTGATTTTATGGGCTATGATTATATTTGTTAACCGATCATTCTCGGGataagggaaaaaaacaagaaggaaatgccttgggtattttgtttttgaaatatGTGTTTAACATATGAAACAGAGCAGCAATACTCAAgaatcaataaaaataaatcaacaataTAAAATTTGTTCTTTTAAGCTATTAACAGACAACTTGTGGAGTACGGCACAACAACTATGTCCGTTTGTGTGTACACTTTGGTTATTTAAAATACAAGTACTCGATAACGCTAATAAGAACGGCAACAAAAACGAGAGTAGTCAATTTCTTCTTGAGCTTCTCTCTGATTAAGTATTTGAGTTTTTTATGGCATTGTTATGTAAATAATCCCTCAAATTGTTACCTTTACTTGGATAAATTTCCCTTACCAATTATCATTTATCATTCATCATTAAAAAATTTTAGAAACTAGTTGGTGGAGTCCGACGATAAATTGTTCGAAATAAtgtgattgcataccttcaggtgcattttttgaaaaccATTGGAAACCCGCTTAAAAGCTTGTATAATTTTAATGCATTCCTTACCATGTCCAGGTCGCAAAAATAGTAATATTATGTGAGGGCTATCACCAGAGAAACGCTCTGGATCAAGCAAATCATCCAGAGCGTTTCTCTGGAATGCATAAAAGCGTAAAAGAATGCCATTCATCCGATGTTGGAGTACTATTGAAACACGTATGACTTTAAAATACCAACCTTTTTTAATGGAGTTCTGACAAATTGTCCACAAAtctattttttgtaaatattttagatAGTTAGACACTAGTGGCCCACCACTTGGCCACTGAAGTCCGAAATCAATCAACGTCGGTTTAGCTCCCCAAACACGGCCACAATGGCGCCTGGAAGCCGTAAAACATGGCGCACTTCATTAATGAATTCCTAACACCATTTTAATGAGCCGTTCCTTTGCTCACCCATCAGTTAATGTGTGTTCTTTAGTACAgaattcaattaaagctctttACATATTCGGTTTCATTCAGCTTCATGTTGTTTGTGGAAGgtgttttgtgtggttttgggCACTGTTCGGTTGTACAGCCCTTGTCTGGTGATGATATTCTCGGAAACGGAAATTCGAAGCCCACCACCAAAAAGCCGTCCGGCTGGAAGTGCGTCCGGCGCTACAAACCGGATGATCGTAAAGGCAGCAGGCTTTACCACCGCACTGCCGAAAATCGTAACAAACACGCACCGTTGCTGTTGAACCTGCCAAACTTCCCGGCAAGCGAGGGTTTTATCGCTTTTCTCCTTAAACAAAATTGTTCCACGGTTTGTCCAACGCAAGCTACGCACATCTCGAAGTCACACGTACCTCGCACGACCGATCGGTGGGTGGGAACGTTGGAATGATTTCATGGCAGTTTTTTAATGGCACCTGCGGTAGATTTTATTACACAAGGGCTGCTCGGTGTGTTGCATGAAAATCAATTACTCGAAAATGCCGAACGGGAGCGCTTCCGAACtcgatcttttttttatcattcttAGAACCAGTAttggtgtgatttttttctcaaagTTTCTCAAATGATAAATATACGTTTCTGTTTTCTTAAGTTACTTCAAGAATAATAATGAACCCAAGTTCCCCTTTCCTCTATGCTCTCACAACTGCCGAAAGGTTTACATTTTAACCCGAGCCCTACTTAGCAATTCAATCAAACTTCAACCGGCAAAGGAATCGGTCGGTTCCTCATCCACGATCACAGATACATAACCCAAATATGATATATTTCTTAATCAGTCCAAGCCCCTGAAAACTGACGCTTAACTAATGATGCGCACCGGCACGGTAAACGGTGGATCCGATTCCGTTTTTGCCGTCGGAATTGGATCGATTTATTTATGACACTTTTTGTCCACTAGCTACCACGGCCAACGGATGCGCATTTGGAGATGAAAAGATGAACTCCGCCCGGACGATAGTCTCCCTTTCAAAGGGGAAAACTGGGTTGCCTTTTGATGGCAACCGAACGCTAAACCTTACCCAGCGTTGACAAGCTTccgggttgattttttttcggtggcaaGCTCCATAAAGCTAACAATTTATGCTCTCCAAAAGCGTGTGCGTACGGTGTCGTCGGTGTCACCAAGGCAGGCACGGTACAGCGGCCTAAAGCCGTGGGAAAATCCATCATAAACGGTGGCGGGATTATAAATCGTTGGAATCTCTTCCGTTCGGACGGAAAGCGTTCGTGGAAGAGGATCGCTTGATCGCGGAAAACGTTGCAAGGGGCCTTGCCGTcctttttctgtttgatttttctGGTAATTGATTCACTTTAATCCATCCCAAATACATTAGGTAGCTGGAACAGATAAAAAACGATCTTCGTTGCTGTTTAAGAGCTGCTTAAGGAAAACTCATGAGAAAGGCTTTCCTTAAGCCATTTTAGCCATTTATCATACATAAATGAGTCATAAAAGCCAAATTAGAGCCCTTGTATCATAACAAAAACGTTTTCTCAAAGTTCAATCAATCGAAAGTGTGCAACGCTATGATTGAAGCTGGCTAAGGGCTGATTAACAATCCCAAGAGCTTTGATGCTTATGTACTGTGtttaaatgtaaaacaaattgCACGATTAAGCTTATTTGGATGTATATTGTTAACCAATAAATTACACAAATAATCAACCGAAATTAGTGTACCTTTCAGAATTTCTCTTTTAGGActcaaaaatccttccaaccAAGCCCTCCACTAATTATACGCTTCCATTTTTATGAAGACAGATGTTTACTCTTGTAATCAGCGACCCACGGCTTTTACGTGCAAGCCACACTAGAACTCATTGCCGCCTACCAGACTTAACCGAGAAGACAGGCGTTCGCAGGTGTTAACGACACGACGGTTCGTTCTAATTTCTGGTTAAGAATTAAGCAATTCTACGCTTTAACTGAACCCGTCTGGAGAATACTCCCCATAATCAGGATGCCCATTAGCCTTGCAGCTTAACCTGCTCTACTAATTAGAACGCAGTGGTGGCGCTTGGTTTGACACTCATTTCGGTTCATCGCTTTAATGGCTTCCCAAAAGTGAAGGTTACCGCCATTTGCCGGAGGGGATGCTCCAACTTCAAACTCCTGCCCTGACTGAGGGCGCGAAGGGCTTGTGCCGCACGCAGTTTGGcacgaacaaaaacacaacaaaaaaccatttgGCTCTTTCCAGTTTTGGGAACTCCTGGCCCGAAGCCATCGAAACAGTATCATCAGTGAATGCTTGCGAAACAAATCACAACTAATTAGGCTACCTACCAGGAAACGGTCAGCAAGGGGTCAAACCCTTAGCGCATCCTCAGTGCTTTTCAGTACGTCCAATTGCAAAAACCAACAGCTTGAGGTACGCAGGCCCGTTGGGTCGACCAGTCGGAAAGGTGACAAGCCCCCGACTCCTTACGGACAGGCTCGAAGGCGTCTAACGCAAGCCCACATCCTGCAGGTCTGTGGAAACGACACCATTGACAGCAATTATCATTACGCAGTCGAAATGCGAAATAACTAGAATTATTCAATAATTTTCGCCCGGGATGCTGCACGGGTCCGAACGTTCacttgaagctttttttcgcGTACACGCACATAAAACTAaaccggggaaaaaagggcaaaaacaGCTCGCCGTCCTGGCAAAGATTCGTCATACAGGGGGCCAAAAGGAAGGACCCGCTGCTGCAGCTGTTGACAGGCGTCCGCTCGAACCGCAGCAAACAATCAAATTAAATGGGCACATGCCCGTCGGGCCGAACCACGGGGTAATGAAGAAGCTGCCGAACATTAAGCTTAAGCTTAAGAATCACCCTCCACCTCCAATCCGCATGCACCCTCGCCGGGATCCCCCAAACACCCAAAGAACCGGGGGGGCGAAACACTTGCAACTTCGCGCGTAAGAACGGCGGCTGCTAAACGACTGCCGGACGATCGCTTGCAGGCAGACGATCGCACACTTGCTGCAGGAGGTGCATTTTTAACTTCCCCGTTGGCTTTGTGGTGGAGTGGCCctcttttcctcccttttccTCCTCGCGGACGCTAATCTGCTTACCAAACAAAGAGGCCCGGGCGAGAGCGAGGCAACGGCGAACCATATCCTCGGGGCGATGCAACAACTAAACAGAGCTGAAGGATATGCCGTGCTCCATCGGAGAGAATTCAAAGCCACAAGATTCGTGATACTGAAATTATTacccccccaaaaaccacTCCCGTACAGCCGAACGCTAAACAATCGGACGCGCTTAGTTGTGGCCAATTAATAACAAACGGAGAGCCCGGTTCTACCGAATCGCCGCTGGGCAAGATGATGCATTGGTTTGATTAAATTATGATGCCAGTTAGGATGCAGGAAGCTAATGGTACGATGGTGCACTTCATGGGGTGTGGTTAGCATCCAGGGAAAATGGAATTAGATTGACTGGGGCAATGCATCATCACCCGGGAAGGTATATTCATTATAGCGCAGTTGGTTGCTCGGTGTCATTCTACTGACGTGATCGGCCTCCAAGATCAGGCTTTTCTGAGGGTATGTTTTTACTTACAATTTCACGGTCCCTAAATTGTCCTGCCAATAttagttttgaaaaatatcTAATAAATAaccatttttaatttatcccTTTGTTGAGGAGCGATGCTTCCATCCTTGGGCGTAAAACCTAAACCAAGAAGGATGCtaacgcaaacaaaaaccacagtTTTATAATTTCGTTTTCTTTGAACTCAACCATTtgaccaacaaaaaagtatGAATTTAAAATGCTAAAAAGGCTCACAAAACTCATAATTACGCTACAAAACTGCTGTTGATCCAATCCCGCTCATTATCCTAACGGGATCGTAAGCACCCCGAACGATATGGATACGAACGGCACGCAAAAGCACGCTTCTCATCCGCAAAGACTACCGCGAAAAAGCGAAAGTAACCGATTCCCAAACACACGCTACAGAGGATCGCATcagcaaaaaaccaaaacacccaAAACCTTCCAGGAAAATGTGGCTGTGGTTTTTGGGGTAGCTTattgaaattcaaatcaaacatATTAAAAGAATCGCGCCCAATTTTAGACCAGGCGCCTTCCTTCgatcccgtttttttttagcaTCCTCCTGCCTTGTGTTCCTACCCGTGCTGTCGCGCTCAGCATCCTTTCCCTCGACGTACGTGAAATGATCGGGACGATCAAGACAAGAATTTTAATCGTACCTTTGAATCGTCCCTTACTGAGTGATTTTTGTACGATACGAACGGATCGTGTGCCGTGGACGGTAACTTTCGCTTCTTTAAACCGGGTATGCTATGCCTTCCTGTTCGCTCGATTGGGCTACCTTATGGGGCTGGTAGGTTAATCTACTCATATTACAACGATGGATGGCCCTGGTTGAGGATATTTATGAGGGCAACATTAAGGTGGTTCAACCCTTGCGGCCAGCATTCGTAGTACGCATGAGTCGCTTGATCACACCAAATATAGAGCAGTTTAATTCACACGGGATCAAATAATTTACGGAACCGTTTCAGGGCTAGCGATAACACGTGCTCCACGGGGTCTCCTAGTTATTTAAAACAATCTGTGACTGTTATTTAAGTTTCCCATTCTAAGACtgttatttatatttaataaAACATGTTGTTTTAGTCTTATATTGTTAGTTATTCATTTAAAAGATGCCATCAGCCTTCAAAAAGGATCAAATAATTATTTGAACTGAATGGTTTCATCGATTATTTACAACGTGTACagcgtattgcatactttcgggcgATTGCAACAGAACGTACGCAGCCAAATTTTGGTTGCGTCATGTGTAAACTGAGGCTGGGAATGCTGGAATGactaaaaaattgaaaaaaaaaacgtagcCCCAAGTCAAAATACATGAAATATACATAAACCCAATATACGTAACATTTCTAGAAGAAATTGAAGTAACAATCATGGGCAACAATTTCACTCATTTGTCCCATTTTCAGTCCATCCTAGTGTAGCTGTGTGCGACCGTTTTATCAATTCGATTCGATACGTATGTACCACATATGTATGTTAAATTATACACATCTGAATGAGCCATAAATTATACATCGGCATGAAGCCTAACGCGCAGCATACGATTTGTTAATACCGGTGTTGTTATTGAAACAGTTTTATTACGTACAGTACGAAACACAGATGTAAAACTAAATGATGAGAAAGCGGGACTCAATGGGCAGCACTGTTATGTGCACAAGTAAATAAGTACGCTCACAGCGATTCTAGGAATGATGTCAGTCCTTCGTATTTTTCCTCCTTGGTCGAGCACGGCACAAAGCGTATCCTTTGGCCGAGCTGCTCAAACTCGAAATCTACACCGGCCGATTTTCCCAAAAATGACTCCGACGATGTACTGTTGTCGACCGATTGCAGTTTACTCCGTCGGGTCTGGCGAACGATGTTGctaaaaacattcaaataaaGTATGTAAAATTAAACAGTGAGCAGCTGTATAAAGGAGCCTCTTTGCATACATTTCCTTTTCCAGCATGCTCTTGATGGCAGTTTCGGTTTTGGCTAACGTTTCGTCCTGCTTGTTGCACAGCACGATGACGGGAATCTTTGTGGTGGCCTTATCCGCCAAAATAGTGTACAGAAAGCTGTAAAAGGAAAGCATAACTCTCGTTATTGCACGAATCTTGATCGCTTTCGCAGTCGCCTCACTCACTCCGCTACATCCCGGATATCTTTCTGCACCGTTACGCTATCGATCATGTACACGATAGCTTTGGCAATGTTTTTATACTCATCGAAGAACTTGCCCCGCAACCGTTCGTGGCCGGGCACATCGACCATCTTCAGCTCACGGCCCTTTTCCGTCTTGAAGCTTCCGACATTCTCCTTAATCGACGTGAACGTTTCGCGACCTCCGCCAAGACACAGGTGTGTAAAGAGGAACGTTTTGCCAGAATCGCACAACCCCGTAAACAGGACGGCAGATCGCACCGTCTTCTTGCGTTTCCATAGGAACAGAACCACTGAAACGATTGTAGCAATGGCATGTTAGTCTGGCGTGCAGGGCGCGTTGGAAGTGCACGGTTCTTACCCAATGTGAGCAGGACAACAGCTAGCGCAATCAGTACCGGCGTGTAGTCTAGCTCTCCCAGCTTAATCGAAGCTCGAGCCGATGACTTTCTGTTAACTTTTTCCATGTTTTCCCGATACGTGTTTTCCTGCCGAGCTTCCGctaaaaacagaaacagagaGCCACAATTTGTTGGGACGATGACAGTTTACGCTAACGTCATCTATTCgtggaaataaaatttgacACTGTCAAATAAGCAAACGGATAAACTGTAAATGGTTCAGTAAAACAAGAGCAAACAATATTATTTTCATGAAAAATTGCTAAAAATTgcacaatttttttgttttgttttttaaatgttctttCACAACATTCaagctaaagaaaaaaataaataaatttggtACTTATTTTACGAACCAATCATAACTGAGCCTGTTATCAGCACGATGTAAACAAGCAAACTGTCACCGGTGGGTGTTTTCGTAGGCCactgaaaacaataaataatcgTCGCAATTTGTGGATGTAAAGTGCagaaaacaaacgcaaaagTTAATGAAAGTGTAGTTCTTCCCCTCTAATTATAAGCCCCCGATTGTGTGACCAAGATGACTAATCCCGTTCTAACGGCAGAACTGTCTCTCCGGAGCTTTTACATTTTCAACTCAGCGTTCGGACCAAAAGAGGGCGAAGTAAGTTGTTGATAAAACAATTCGGACGATAAAATTCGTTTCCATTTATGAAATCCCTTTTATATGTTTGTAGGAAGAGAAGAAGGTGCTGTTTTATCATCCACACGATACCGACATCGATACCAAAATAAAAGACGTTGGTCTGAGTGAGGCTATCATCAAGTTTAGCAAGTGAGTAGAAGCAACCATTCTTTTTGAGGATGAAGTTACACCACTGAATGACTCCTTTTCCCCCCACGCTCACTCCAGCACATTCACCAAAG
It contains:
- the LOC118509204 gene encoding signal recognition particle receptor subunit beta — encoded protein: MEKVNRKSSARASIKLGELDYTPVLIALAVVLLTLVVLFLWKRKKTVRSAVLFTGLCDSGKTFLFTHLCLGGGRETFTSIKENVGSFKTEKGRELKMVDVPGHERLRGKFFDEYKNIAKAIVYMIDSVTVQKDIRDVADFLYTILADKATTKIPVIVLCNKQDETLAKTETAIKSMLEKEINIVRQTRRSKLQSVDNSTSSESFLGKSAGVDFEFEQLGQRIRFVPCSTKEEKYEGLTSFLESL